In Desulfuribacillus stibiiarsenatis, one genomic interval encodes:
- a CDS encoding SpoVR family protein has product MAIADSFGLDYFPMHYEVCPADIIYTIAAYGMPTRFSHWSFGKSFHRMKMQYDFNLNRIYELVINSNPCYAFLLEGNNLIQNKLVSAHVLGHSDFFKNNNRFRNTSRYMVESMSVAAERIRQYESEYGIQAVEDFLDSVIAIQEHIDPSLFERKGQEDLFTSNADVKKRDQLKASRKETAYDDLWGLDATDEEERNSFDNLKSRYSCEISEKDLLYFIMENSKILESWQRDIISINEGWASFS; this is encoded by the coding sequence ATGGCAATTGCAGACAGCTTTGGCTTAGATTATTTTCCCATGCATTATGAGGTGTGTCCGGCAGATATCATTTACACCATTGCAGCGTATGGAATGCCGACAAGGTTCTCCCACTGGAGCTTTGGTAAGTCGTTTCACCGAATGAAAATGCAATATGACTTTAATCTAAATAGAATCTATGAACTCGTCATTAATTCAAATCCATGCTACGCGTTTTTACTAGAAGGGAATAATCTCATACAGAATAAGCTTGTTTCGGCACACGTGTTAGGTCATAGTGACTTTTTCAAGAATAACAATCGTTTCCGAAATACTTCGCGATATATGGTAGAAAGCATGTCCGTAGCGGCTGAGAGAATACGGCAGTACGAATCCGAATACGGGATTCAAGCAGTGGAAGACTTCTTAGATTCAGTAATTGCGATTCAAGAGCATATAGATCCGTCATTATTTGAGAGAAAAGGACAGGAAGATCTATTCACGTCAAATGCTGATGTAAAGAAAAGAGATCAGCTAAAAGCTTCCAGGAAAGAAACTGCATACGATGATCTTTGGGGCCTTGATGCCACGGATGAAGAGGAGAGAAATAGCTTTGATAATCTAAAGAGTAGATACAGCTGCGAGATATCTGAAAAGGACCTACTCTATTTTATTATGGAAAATAGTAAAATTCTTGAGTCATGGCAGCGCGATATTATCTCAATCAACGAAGGCTGGGCTTCCTTCTCATAA
- the yhbH gene encoding sporulation protein YhbH, whose protein sequence is MNDRLFILSKDDWSLHRKGHLDQVRHQEKIKEAIKKNIPDLITEESIIMSRGKDVVKVPIRSLDEYRFRYNFNKQKHGGQGDGDSQVGDVIAKDQQAGRPAPGDGQDSGAGEQPGVDYYEAEVSVDELEEMIFKDLELPNLEKKENEQITIDEIRFNDIRKKGLTGNIDKKRTILENLKRNARDGSPGIHNISTDDLRYKTWEEIMVPHSNAVILAMMDTSGSMGQFEKYIARSFFFWMIRFLRTRYEKVDIVFISHHTEAKVVTEEEFFTKGESGGTICSSAYRLAIELIHQQYSPSKHNIYPIHFSDGDNLTSDNNRCVKLIKELMDLSNMLGYGEVNQYNRHSSLMSVYNHLEHPKFRKAVIRERADVHKALKTMFVKQEGYHGNCRQLWLRLFSHAL, encoded by the coding sequence ATGAATGACCGATTATTTATCTTATCGAAGGATGACTGGTCTCTTCATCGTAAGGGGCATCTCGATCAGGTTCGCCATCAAGAGAAAATTAAAGAAGCCATTAAGAAGAATATACCGGATTTGATTACCGAGGAATCGATTATTATGTCTAGGGGTAAGGACGTTGTAAAAGTTCCTATTCGCTCTCTAGATGAATATCGCTTTCGATACAATTTTAACAAGCAAAAACATGGAGGACAAGGAGATGGCGATAGCCAGGTTGGGGACGTAATCGCTAAGGATCAACAAGCGGGACGACCAGCACCAGGTGATGGGCAAGATTCTGGAGCTGGGGAACAACCGGGTGTTGACTATTACGAAGCAGAAGTATCTGTTGATGAGTTAGAAGAAATGATCTTCAAGGATCTTGAATTACCGAACTTAGAGAAGAAGGAAAACGAACAAATCACCATTGACGAAATACGCTTTAATGATATTCGGAAAAAAGGGCTAACAGGAAATATTGATAAGAAACGTACAATCTTGGAGAATCTCAAGCGGAATGCGCGAGATGGCAGCCCAGGCATTCACAACATTTCGACAGACGATTTGCGCTATAAGACGTGGGAAGAGATCATGGTTCCACACTCCAATGCAGTCATACTAGCGATGATGGATACCAGTGGATCGATGGGACAATTTGAGAAGTACATTGCGCGGAGTTTTTTTTTCTGGATGATTCGCTTCCTGCGCACTCGATACGAGAAGGTTGATATTGTGTTCATTTCCCATCATACCGAAGCAAAGGTTGTTACCGAGGAAGAATTCTTCACAAAAGGGGAAAGTGGAGGAACCATATGTTCTTCTGCCTATCGTTTAGCCATTGAACTCATTCATCAGCAGTACAGCCCATCCAAACATAATATTTATCCGATTCATTTCTCTGACGGAGACAATTTAACATCGGATAATAATCGTTGTGTCAAATTAATTAAAGAGCTTATGGACCTCAGTAATATGCTTGGCTATGGCGAGGTAAACCAGTACAACCGCCATTCTAGCTTAATGTCTGTCTATAATCATCTTGAGCATCCGAAATTCCGTAAGGCTGTGATTCGTGAACGGGCAGATGTGCATAAGGCACTGAAAACGATGTTCGTAAAGCAGGAGGGATATCATGGCAATTGCAGACAGCTTTGGCTTAGATTATTTTCCCATGCATTATGA
- a CDS encoding thioredoxin family protein, translating to MRLDVVFNKLVAEEEYSNIAFIKVDANRSSNEEFLTQYQVRYVPTLYTYNASGEEVWNYIGPLDEKAFREKLDAIK from the coding sequence GTGCGACTGGATGTCGTATTTAACAAGTTAGTAGCAGAAGAAGAGTATAGTAATATTGCTTTTATAAAAGTTGATGCAAACCGTAGCTCGAATGAAGAATTCTTAACACAGTACCAAGTCCGTTATGTACCAACGTTGTACACGTATAATGCTAGTGGCGAAGAAGTGTGGAACTATATTGGACCACTCGATGAAAAGGCTTTCCGCGAAAAGTTAGATGCAATCAAATAA
- a CDS encoding dihydrolipoyl dehydrogenase family protein, translating into MKKYDIVVIGGGAGGLTVAAGAAGLGASVALIEKEKQPGGDCLHYGCVPSKALLQAAKEVYNARKAAKEFGLHLSGDIDFGVAKKRVIDAQKIIEKHDSVERFENMGVDVYHGEGSFITRNEIQIASQHQETMKIWGKRIVIATGSRPSIPAIEGLETVEYITNETIFDLDAAPKRLAVIGGGPIGLEMAQAFSRLGSEVNVFVRSNTILAKEDKELIPVALQELEKEMIFHFQSQVTKVEPIHPSGSIRLHIQYLATDDKNIVKRETTLEVDQLLIAAGRTSNIESLGLEKIGVETQNGHVLVKDTLQTSVSNIFAVGDIIGKYLFTHAAGMEGKAVIANAVFGLRNKAQYDSLPWVTYTDPEIYHLGLTEDEARCKHVDNLEVYKVNVDDVDRFVTDRQSVGILKVITDKKGFILGAHAVGKGASTWMQELVYAKQYKHPIGNVSKVIHPYPTHGAILQRAADQYWRKKLFSGFLPKLAKKYIQWFR; encoded by the coding sequence ATGAAAAAATACGACATCGTTGTCATCGGTGGCGGTGCCGGAGGTCTTACAGTGGCAGCAGGAGCTGCTGGCTTAGGAGCATCGGTAGCGTTAATAGAAAAAGAAAAGCAGCCTGGTGGCGACTGCCTGCATTATGGTTGTGTACCATCGAAAGCACTGTTACAAGCGGCAAAGGAAGTCTACAATGCTAGAAAGGCGGCCAAAGAATTCGGACTGCATTTATCAGGAGACATAGATTTCGGAGTGGCGAAAAAGCGTGTAATAGATGCGCAGAAGATTATTGAAAAACATGATAGTGTCGAGCGATTCGAGAACATGGGTGTCGATGTGTATCATGGAGAAGGCTCTTTTATTACACGCAATGAAATCCAAATTGCGAGCCAGCACCAAGAAACAATGAAGATATGGGGCAAGAGAATCGTAATAGCGACTGGATCAAGGCCATCCATTCCAGCAATCGAAGGGTTAGAAACTGTAGAATATATCACGAATGAAACGATTTTTGATTTAGATGCGGCGCCAAAGCGTTTAGCAGTAATCGGGGGTGGGCCCATCGGACTTGAAATGGCCCAAGCATTTTCGAGACTAGGATCTGAAGTCAATGTATTCGTTCGGTCGAATACAATCTTAGCTAAGGAAGATAAAGAGCTTATCCCGGTCGCATTACAAGAATTAGAAAAAGAAATGATATTCCACTTCCAATCGCAGGTTACTAAGGTTGAACCAATTCATCCTTCGGGTAGTATCCGATTGCACATTCAGTACCTTGCTACTGACGATAAGAATATAGTGAAACGAGAAACAACATTAGAAGTAGACCAGCTACTAATCGCTGCCGGTAGAACAAGCAATATTGAATCTTTAGGTTTAGAGAAGATTGGTGTCGAGACGCAGAATGGACATGTACTTGTTAAAGACACTCTGCAAACTTCTGTTTCTAATATTTTTGCCGTGGGAGATATAATTGGGAAATACTTATTCACCCACGCTGCGGGGATGGAAGGGAAGGCCGTGATTGCGAATGCCGTGTTTGGCTTACGGAATAAAGCGCAATATGATTCGCTGCCATGGGTTACGTATACGGACCCGGAAATTTATCACTTGGGCTTAACGGAAGATGAAGCGCGTTGTAAACACGTAGATAATCTTGAAGTCTACAAGGTGAACGTAGATGATGTGGATCGTTTTGTCACGGATCGTCAATCGGTCGGTATCCTTAAAGTGATTACAGATAAAAAGGGTTTCATTCTCGGTGCACATGCCGTCGGGAAAGGCGCAAGTACTTGGATGCAAGAGCTCGTCTATGCCAAGCAATATAAGCACCCAATCGGAAACGTTTCCAAGGTAATACACCCGTACCCAACCCATGGGGCAATTCTCCAAAGGGCCGCTGACCAATATTGGCGCAAGAAATTATTCTCTGGCTTTCTACCAAAGCTTGCGAAGAAATATATCCAGTGGTTTCGTTAG
- a CDS encoding TVP38/TMEM64 family protein — protein sequence MTEQLLDLLHEYRSWAMVISIMLGVVIAIMGVLPSYFLTAANLVFFGFWTGTLISFIGEVLGAILAFILYRMGFRNFLQKQLEKYPKAQRLINAEGKDAFMLVLTLRLLPFMPSGLVTFGGAIGKISLLSFAIASSIGKLPALLFEAFSVYQVTQFNWLGKVILFLALLYFVYLLFKSRNSI from the coding sequence ATGACAGAACAACTATTAGATTTACTTCACGAATATAGAAGCTGGGCAATGGTAATTAGCATAATGCTAGGAGTTGTCATAGCGATTATGGGTGTCTTACCTAGTTATTTCTTAACTGCCGCTAATTTGGTTTTCTTCGGATTTTGGACTGGGACCTTGATTTCTTTCATTGGGGAAGTTCTCGGGGCAATTCTTGCGTTTATCTTATATCGAATGGGATTCCGTAACTTTTTGCAAAAACAATTAGAAAAATACCCGAAAGCACAAAGGCTCATTAATGCAGAAGGCAAGGATGCATTTATGCTTGTCCTCACCCTGCGATTATTGCCTTTTATGCCATCGGGTCTTGTAACCTTCGGAGGTGCTATTGGAAAGATTTCATTGCTTTCTTTCGCCATAGCAAGCTCCATCGGAAAACTACCGGCATTATTATTCGAAGCATTCTCTGTGTATCAGGTGACGCAATTCAATTGGTTAGGGAAGGTAATACTATTCTTAGCTTTACTATATTTCGTATATCTACTATTTAAATCCCGGAATTCTATATAA
- a CDS encoding response regulator transcription factor: MEHKTRILVVDDEAPMQRLIEIYLTKNGYEIETTDSGEIAIEMLKAFTFDLVLLDVMMPKLNGWETCQKIRSFSDVPIIMLTARDQVMDKVKGLTIGADDYIVKPFEEMELLARIEAILRRTAKRTTEVKDQPDDTNQTLEHKGLRINVESYQVFYQGLEIELTPKEFQLLQTFLVNPGKVFSREKLLELIWGYDYLGDLRTVDSHVKNLREKLRSKGVPVDEILKTVWGVGYKFV; encoded by the coding sequence TTGGAACATAAGACTAGAATACTGGTAGTCGATGATGAGGCACCAATGCAGCGCTTAATTGAGATTTACTTGACGAAAAACGGCTACGAGATAGAAACCACAGATTCAGGAGAAATAGCAATCGAAATGTTAAAAGCATTTACATTTGATTTAGTGCTATTGGATGTGATGATGCCGAAACTAAACGGATGGGAGACTTGCCAAAAGATCCGAAGCTTTAGTGATGTTCCTATTATCATGCTGACAGCAAGAGATCAAGTCATGGATAAGGTAAAAGGTTTAACGATTGGCGCTGACGATTATATAGTCAAGCCATTTGAGGAAATGGAGTTATTAGCGAGGATAGAAGCAATTCTTCGACGAACAGCCAAAAGAACTACGGAAGTAAAAGACCAGCCAGATGACACGAATCAAACCCTTGAACACAAGGGTTTGAGAATCAATGTGGAATCTTATCAGGTGTTCTATCAAGGGCTAGAAATTGAATTAACGCCAAAGGAATTTCAACTCTTACAGACATTCCTTGTAAATCCTGGGAAAGTTTTTTCTAGAGAGAAACTACTAGAGCTTATCTGGGGCTATGATTATCTCGGTGATTTACGAACCGTCGACTCTCATGTGAAGAATCTGCGCGAGAAGCTAAGAAGTAAGGGTGTGCCTGTCGACGAAATCCTGAAAACCGTGTGGGGAGTCGGATATAAATTCGTATAG
- a CDS encoding sensor histidine kinase, whose amino-acid sequence MLHRISVKLSIIFSILLLIIVTGVVFITHSLFNTFFIEYVTDELMHRGHGHAEVLAEHYNIHTLEHVASMERDAITDVIVVDKNGRVLIASEAVTEDQYIYVQPLGHARIHHQEAIEIDWRNKPYIVTRSPIIKNNELFGAVYMFTPTKPIRDAVTFQFKIVVAVWLISGLIGVLLIYLLSRVITRPLLEMKNATESISKGSFDIEIKPKGGDELAELGQAINAMAKNLNHYETSRHEFLSDIAHELRTPLTYLKGYSELLVKNEVKDQEEIQQFHQIIYDESKRVQRLVQDLLTLSKMDEPSFNIVKYRIDLVELINSVYGKLAPIYAEKEVTLCFQHEEEKCNINLDGERMSQVIVNLLDNALRYTAPGGFVQIALKQSMTHTTVTVSDSGSGIREDDIPFIWQRLYRAEKSRSRDTGGSGLGLAIVKKIIELHKGEISVSSKEGQGTTFEIQLPNE is encoded by the coding sequence ATGTTACACCGCATATCGGTGAAATTGAGTATTATTTTTTCTATCCTTTTGCTGATAATCGTAACTGGTGTTGTCTTCATAACCCATAGTCTATTTAACACGTTTTTCATTGAATACGTAACAGATGAGTTAATGCACCGGGGACATGGACATGCAGAAGTATTAGCAGAGCACTATAATATACATACACTTGAGCATGTAGCTTCTATGGAAAGAGATGCAATTACTGACGTAATTGTCGTTGATAAGAATGGCAGGGTTCTAATTGCCTCGGAAGCGGTCACGGAAGACCAGTATATATACGTACAACCACTTGGTCATGCACGAATTCATCATCAGGAGGCCATCGAGATAGACTGGCGAAACAAGCCTTATATTGTCACTCGTTCTCCAATTATTAAAAATAACGAACTGTTTGGCGCTGTATATATGTTTACACCTACGAAACCCATACGAGATGCTGTAACGTTCCAATTTAAAATCGTCGTTGCGGTTTGGTTAATTAGTGGTCTAATAGGGGTACTTTTAATCTATCTATTGTCACGAGTCATTACGAGGCCCTTACTAGAAATGAAAAACGCAACGGAAAGTATTTCAAAAGGAAGCTTTGACATTGAAATCAAGCCTAAAGGTGGGGACGAATTAGCGGAGCTAGGCCAAGCAATTAATGCAATGGCGAAAAACCTGAATCATTATGAGACAAGCCGCCATGAATTCTTATCAGATATAGCCCACGAATTGCGTACACCGCTAACGTATTTAAAAGGTTACTCGGAGCTACTAGTAAAAAATGAAGTAAAAGACCAAGAAGAGATTCAGCAATTTCATCAAATTATTTATGATGAATCGAAGAGGGTGCAACGTTTAGTGCAGGACTTACTAACACTAAGCAAAATGGATGAACCATCTTTTAATATTGTGAAATACAGGATTGATTTAGTAGAACTTATCAATAGTGTGTATGGGAAGCTAGCACCGATTTATGCAGAGAAAGAAGTCACCTTGTGTTTTCAACATGAAGAGGAAAAGTGCAATATCAACCTTGACGGTGAGAGGATGTCACAAGTGATTGTAAATCTCTTGGATAATGCATTACGTTACACAGCCCCTGGTGGTTTTGTGCAAATTGCATTGAAACAATCAATGACACATACTACAGTAACAGTTTCCGATTCAGGGAGCGGCATTCGCGAGGATGACATACCGTTTATATGGCAGAGACTATACCGCGCTGAGAAATCTCGCTCTCGGGATACTGGTGGTTCAGGACTTGGACTAGCGATTGTAAAAAAGATTATAGAATTACATAAAGGGGAAATAAGCGTTTCAAGCAAGGAAGGTCAAGGGACTACATTCGAGATTCAACTACCGAATGAATAA
- a CDS encoding 4Fe-4S binding protein, producing the protein MNKNRDLLKGWIGTFMRSKWYPGVFTWPAMIIFGVIIYQTLWGPNSAHDNFGSAMTWVLWWPIIPIVFILLGRFWCAVCPFATISDFVQKYFGANLPVPRFLRKYGIWIIDALFILITWADHVYGIVGSPRGSGYLLMLLFTGVVVTGIFFERRAWCRHLCFLGGLSGNYSRAGMLELRATPDKCKTCTTQSCYKGGEQAPGCPMFEFPKTMDTSAQCNLCGYCVKNCPNDSITLKTRKPTKELWNIRKPHLQEAFLAIIIMGIVFVQNITMLDIWPTMLTALEGFTGTTSYYVNFTIAFMIAMSLPVLIMLIPAAIASKAVQEGIWKNLARFGYAIIPLDLAGHIAHNLFHLLAEGLAIVYTGLAMFGIEIEGSPAILDTAVIQVMQYGLVVLGTVASIYAVYRIAKSSYPEGTSTNKLVIPYAVIMVFLGIINFVLFYLPMAHRM; encoded by the coding sequence ATGAATAAAAATCGTGACCTATTAAAAGGCTGGATTGGTACCTTCATGCGTAGCAAATGGTACCCTGGTGTATTTACCTGGCCAGCAATGATTATCTTCGGAGTCATAATATATCAGACTTTATGGGGCCCGAATTCTGCCCATGATAACTTCGGTTCTGCAATGACTTGGGTTTTATGGTGGCCAATTATCCCTATAGTGTTTATTCTCTTAGGACGTTTCTGGTGTGCCGTATGCCCGTTTGCCACAATTAGTGATTTTGTGCAAAAATATTTCGGTGCAAATTTACCTGTTCCAAGGTTTTTACGAAAATACGGAATTTGGATTATTGATGCACTGTTTATCTTGATTACTTGGGCGGACCATGTGTATGGAATCGTTGGTTCACCTAGAGGTTCTGGATATCTCTTAATGCTATTATTCACCGGGGTAGTCGTTACTGGTATATTCTTTGAGCGCAGAGCTTGGTGCCGTCACTTATGTTTCCTTGGAGGTTTGTCCGGTAACTATTCTCGTGCTGGGATGCTTGAACTGAGAGCAACTCCTGATAAGTGTAAGACCTGTACCACTCAAAGCTGTTACAAGGGTGGAGAACAAGCGCCAGGTTGTCCAATGTTTGAATTCCCTAAGACGATGGATACGAGCGCACAATGTAATCTTTGCGGATATTGTGTGAAAAATTGTCCGAATGATAGCATTACATTAAAAACGAGAAAACCAACCAAAGAATTATGGAATATTCGTAAGCCACACTTACAAGAAGCGTTCCTTGCGATTATCATTATGGGTATCGTATTCGTACAGAATATTACAATGTTAGATATCTGGCCGACGATGCTTACAGCGCTAGAGGGATTCACAGGTACTACGAGCTACTACGTCAACTTTACAATTGCTTTTATGATAGCCATGTCTTTACCTGTGCTGATTATGCTAATTCCAGCGGCCATCGCCTCTAAAGCGGTTCAAGAAGGGATTTGGAAGAACCTAGCACGCTTTGGATATGCGATTATCCCATTAGATTTAGCGGGTCATATAGCTCATAACTTGTTCCACTTATTAGCAGAAGGTTTAGCGATTGTCTATACAGGGTTAGCAATGTTCGGAATTGAGATTGAAGGATCACCCGCTATATTAGATACTGCTGTCATTCAAGTGATGCAATATGGCTTAGTAGTCCTTGGAACAGTAGCTTCTATTTATGCAGTATACCGTATTGCGAAATCTAGCTACCCAGAAGGAACTTCTACGAATAAGCTTGTTATCCCTTATGCAGTCATCATGGTGTTCTTAGGAATCATTAACTTTGTCTTATTCTATCTGCCAATGGCTCATAGAATGTAA
- a CDS encoding PrkA family serine protein kinase, translated as MNILQKIASYRDQESKLKWEGTFPEYLEILKDNPHVADTAHTRIYNMISDAGMNVGSNTSEYKFFSKEMFGLEQAIERLVEEYFHSAAKRLDVRKRILLLMGPVSGGKSTIVTMLKKGLEQYTKTDEGAVYAIKGCPMHEEPLHLIPNELRADFEKEYGIKVEGNLCPVCRVRLQDEYDGDVEKMTVERIVFSEDNRVGVGTFSPSDPKSQDIADLTGSIDFSTISEYGSESDPRAYRFDGELNKANRGLMEFQEMLKCDEKFLWHLLSLTQEGNFKAGRFALISADELIIAHTNEAEYRSFISNKKNEALQSRMIVMPIPYNLKVSDEVKIYEKLIQQSDLNHIHIAPHALKAAGIFTILTRLKESKKQGMDLLKKMRLYDGEDVEGFKDKDLKELQNEWLDEGMTGIDPRYIINRISSALIKRDTECINALDVLRALKDGLDQHPSISKEERDRYLNFISVARKEYDELAKKEVQKAFVYSYEESAKTLMENYLDNVEAYCNTHKITDPITGEEIDPDEKLMRSIEEQIGISENAKRAFREEIMIRISTYARKGKRFHYDSHERLREAIEKKLFADLKDVVKITTSSKTPDELQLKKVNEVVKRLIDDYGYCSTCANELLRYTGSLLNR; from the coding sequence TTGAACATCTTACAAAAGATTGCATCTTATCGTGATCAGGAGTCTAAGCTCAAATGGGAGGGCACTTTCCCAGAGTATCTTGAAATTCTAAAGGATAATCCACACGTGGCAGATACTGCTCATACAAGAATATATAATATGATTTCAGATGCAGGTATGAACGTAGGCTCTAATACTAGTGAATACAAATTTTTTAGCAAAGAAATGTTTGGCCTTGAACAAGCTATCGAACGCTTAGTAGAGGAGTATTTTCACTCAGCAGCGAAGCGCTTAGACGTTAGAAAGCGAATATTGTTACTGATGGGTCCTGTAAGTGGTGGTAAGTCGACAATTGTGACCATGCTGAAAAAAGGACTTGAACAATACACGAAAACGGATGAAGGTGCTGTGTATGCGATAAAAGGTTGCCCGATGCATGAAGAGCCACTACATTTAATACCGAATGAATTGCGTGCAGATTTTGAGAAGGAATACGGGATTAAGGTTGAGGGCAATTTATGCCCTGTTTGTCGCGTTCGTCTCCAAGATGAATATGATGGAGATGTTGAGAAGATGACGGTGGAACGAATAGTATTCTCTGAAGATAATCGCGTAGGTGTTGGAACATTTAGTCCGTCAGATCCGAAGTCACAAGATATTGCTGACCTAACAGGGAGCATCGATTTTTCTACCATATCGGAATATGGTTCTGAATCAGATCCTCGGGCGTATCGGTTTGATGGAGAGTTAAATAAGGCAAATCGGGGTCTCATGGAGTTCCAAGAAATGCTGAAATGCGACGAGAAGTTTCTCTGGCACTTATTAAGCTTAACCCAAGAAGGAAATTTCAAAGCAGGAAGATTTGCGCTGATCTCAGCTGATGAACTGATTATCGCTCACACCAATGAAGCGGAATATCGCTCTTTTATCAGCAATAAGAAAAATGAAGCATTACAGTCTCGTATGATCGTCATGCCAATCCCTTATAATTTAAAAGTATCGGATGAAGTCAAAATTTATGAGAAGTTAATTCAGCAAAGTGACCTCAACCATATCCATATTGCACCGCATGCGTTAAAAGCTGCTGGAATCTTTACAATTCTTACTCGTCTTAAGGAGTCTAAGAAGCAAGGAATGGATCTACTCAAGAAAATGCGCCTCTATGATGGAGAAGACGTAGAAGGATTTAAGGATAAGGACCTCAAGGAATTGCAGAATGAATGGCTTGATGAAGGAATGACTGGTATCGATCCGCGATACATCATCAATCGCATCTCAAGCGCCTTGATAAAACGTGACACGGAGTGTATTAATGCGTTAGATGTACTACGAGCTTTGAAGGATGGATTAGATCAGCACCCGAGCATCTCTAAGGAAGAACGCGATCGTTATCTGAACTTTATCTCCGTTGCCCGTAAGGAGTACGATGAGTTAGCCAAGAAGGAAGTACAGAAGGCGTTCGTCTATTCCTACGAAGAGTCTGCTAAGACACTTATGGAGAACTACCTAGACAATGTAGAAGCATATTGCAATACACATAAGATTACCGATCCGATTACTGGTGAAGAAATAGATCCTGATGAGAAGTTAATGCGTTCGATCGAGGAGCAAATCGGAATATCAGAGAATGCCAAACGTGCCTTCCGGGAAGAGATTATGATTCGTATCTCCACATACGCTCGCAAAGGAAAACGCTTTCACTACGATTCCCACGAACGACTAAGGGAAGCCATTGAGAAAAAACTATTTGCAGATTTAAAGGACGTAGTGAAGATTACCACATCTTCGAAAACACCAGATGAACTACAGCTTAAAAAAGTTAACGAAGTCGTAAAGCGCTTAATTGATGATTATGGATATTGCTCCACTTGTGCGAATGAACTGCTGCGATATACAGGAAGTCTGTTGAATCGTTAA
- a CDS encoding FeoB-associated Cys-rich membrane protein, with the protein MTDAIVILVIVAIVGAAIAKIVIEKKKGAKCIGCPSGGASSKHNCGCDNH; encoded by the coding sequence ATGACAGATGCAATTGTAATTCTTGTTATAGTAGCAATCGTTGGCGCCGCAATCGCAAAGATTGTCATTGAAAAGAAAAAAGGCGCCAAATGCATTGGCTGCCCAAGTGGTGGAGCTAGCAGTAAACACAATTGCGGTTGTGACAATCATTAG